The genomic stretch TTCTACTTCAAAGTGGCAATTAGAAGTGAGACAACGTGCCCAACCAAGTTATTAGTAGTAAAGCAGAAGCGTAAACTACAATGACAGCTTATTACTTAGGTGGATAATGACTTCATAGAGACTTGTGACTACATCCCCCTCATCAACCCTTCAagcattttgttttcctttttccagTAGCTTCATTGTGATAAATTAAcatattcttttcttcttgtccAATAAGATGAAAACTAAGAGTTGATTTGTGGTTTTTCATTTCCTCAGAACACAAAGTAACATCCAATGAAAACTTACTCTGGAGCATGATAACCAAAGGTACCAAGTACGCGAGTGGAATGAAGACGTGCTGCCATATCAGGGGCTTGATTTGACAAATCAAAATCAGAGATCTTcgcaacatcatcatcaaaaagCAATATATTGCTGGACTTGATATCACGATGGATGATACGAGGTTTTGCCTTTTCATGTAGATATTCGAGTCCTCTTGCCGCCCCAACAGCAATTTTAACTCTCTGTGCCCATGACAGAACTGTGCCAGGTTGTGCTCCTCTAACACTTTTTCGTCCTGTATCCACAAATTGAAGAACATTATTTACTTCAGCAACGTTGTGAAAGGTATCTTGTTACTTGCTAAAGGACATGCACCCTAAAGATTTGACTATGACATTTGATGAGTTGCTTCCCACCAATATAAGCCAACACTCCTTGAGTGGATTTTACAACATGGGCAAAGCAGTTGTCTGAGTCTATTCAAATTAGAACATCTCTCATATTAGTCTCATTGAACAAGGGTTCACTAACTATTATGAAAAACAGAACCAAAAGTTCTACGgccattaaaaagaaaagggtaaaTGTTTAATAACTCCTTGAGTCAACtctccaaaatttaaatctccctaagtttttttttttcttcgaaaatttagtccctgggtcaattgaaatgacaataaaatccatgtcgttaaaattttttaacagccattAGGTTCACTCAAAACGTACCATTttacctaattaaaatattaattttttattaatgtaattaaaaaaattaaatctaaaaaaaaaaaaaaaaaaatgaagggtggccaggggtggcagtCACCACCCagcccctatggggtggcctgCAAACCTCTTGAgtgtggccgcaagccaccccatggggggtttagggtggccgcgagccaccccaaaacccCCATGGGATGGCTtgtttggggtggcctgcgctgatggggtggcttgcgcccacccctggccacccttcaatttttttttttttaaatttaattttttaaattaaattaataaaaaattaatattttaatcaaataaaacggtgcgttttgagttgtcctaacggctgttaaaaaattttgacggcatgaattttattgtcattttaattgacccagggactaaattttcgaaaaaaaaaacttatggaaatttaaattttggaaaGTTGACTCAGGGAGTTATTATacatttacccaaaaaaaaactcaaaatatatatttatatgtacaAAGATTGTCATATATAAGTACTATCACTCAGCTAGAAGCACTTAACTTTATTTCTATGATCATTTCGGGAATTTAGAGTTAACTAAGGACTCAAAATGTCATCAATCAATAATTGAAAGGGTGGTTACACATTTTGTCCAAACGCAAGAATAATATGTTTCCTTACCATGGAGTATATCATGAAGAGACCCATTAGGAGCAAACTCAAATACAAGAACACGGAGAGAGCCATCGACACAGTAACCAAGAAGCTCCACAACATATTCATGTTTTAATCTTGATACCATGGAGACCTGTGAAATTTTATGTCAACTTTCTTTGCAAACAAAGTCACAAATGAGCGATATGTACTGATATCAAACACAATGAACTCTAATGAGTACCTGTGCAGTAAATTCTAGGTCAGGTTGTTTACTCGAGTCTAACTTTTTTATGGCTGCAGCTTGCCCACTTGACAGGACACCGTGATATACTCTTCCATATGAGCCCTCACCAATTAAAGCCTTTGTACCAAAATTATCTGTAATATCCTTCAATTCATCAATTGGAATGGCAGGGACAGCAATGGGTTGGATAGTTTCAGTCTCTGTATCTTTTGGTGCGGCATCTTCGGCAGAATAACCCCCACCATAGCCTGCATGATACATGTCTGCTTAGTTTCATAGCAATAAAACAAGGATCCACGAAAGGCAGATTAGAAATCAAATCATAAGGAATGAGCATGACAATATGCTAATACATTATAGTTGATAGCCATAGTTACACAACATACagaaccaaatccaaaaaaggGGGCTAAATTGTAAAGCCAAGGATACagcaccaaaaaagaaaaacacaaaacaatcatGGAAAAATGTGAAACTAACAACAAACAAGTTGCTCTAGCTGAtattttgaaaaagagaaataacACAACCAATGTGAGTGTGAAATAGCTCGGATTGCAGCTTGGTCCAACCATGAAATCAAAAAAGTAAGAGTGGATGGGGAATACAGAATCACCTGCTGAATTATTTGCCATGAACAGTCCAGAGTCAGCAGCTCTATGGATATCATTATCTCCACAACAGCCAAAGCAGCTCATTGTCCTTTTTCCTGAAGGAAGATCTCAGGTTTACTTTTCCGATCACCCAAAGCAAAGTAACATGAAACTTGAGCAAGCAAACCATGCAAATGTAAGCATTTCAAAACAATTGTACCTCAAAAAGGTCAATGAAACTTTATAAGTTTTGGGATAATTTACTTtcaatgaaataaaaaaccaattaattaagagtGCGCCATACCCTAGATTCCCAGACTTAATCTATTCTAAGGGCCTCACGTAAACAATTGCCTTAACATATGGTGGATTGTTAGGTTGTACCACAATGTCAGGAGTTTCTTCTTTccgaaaaagaaaataaaagaaatgttgtgcaaaaaacacACGATCATGATTACGGTTAAATAAGGTGAGAACAATCACATAAGaaaacaccaagatttaagcggttccctcaatgtgagtTACGTCCCCTGGCGGAGGCGATCACGAAAaaattcactatgaaagatgaagtacaaaaatatagtagagagaaaatcacttagGCCCAAAATTCCAATACACCAAAATTTCGCTATCACATAatagagattattctcaaaggaaaaaacaaaagacaggaatacaaactcttcttcttttgctgggatACGATGACAGTTcgtctctatttctttttctcttccacaGTAAcaccctttctttttctatctTATTTTGGTGCTCTCGGTCACATTGCTTTACCCACTATTCTGtcttgtttctttctttgaaACCAAGAAGAAAGCATTAACAAGGAGACCCACTGTGTGGTGGTCTCTTGTGCTGCGTGTTGCACACCTTGAAAGCACAAAGGCTCCTCCTTATAGCAATCAAAGTCGGTGCTTTCATCCAATAAAGCAAAGGTCTAAAATTCCTACTTCAAGTAGTTCTTGGATTTCATGTAGGACAAAAGAGCAAATCCTTTCCTTCTTAGAGAAGGACAACACATGGGGGACCCACAATAATAGATGGGTTTTAAAGTCACCCACatcaacaagaaaaataaaacgaaGGAAGAGAACAGGCTAGACTGCAAATCATGACGGACATTTGGTCCTCTGATTTCAATTTGATGGTAAAAGCAAAAGGATCACACCTTTTCTAATCTCTTTCTAACACCCCTATGTAACTTCTTTATAGAAACGCAGGACTCCTGGAGGAGACTGTAGTTGTGTCAAGGAAGCGACACATAATATTGATTAGAAACGCAGTCCTGCAATCAACCTTATATTATATACTTGCCCAGTCATCCACATTTAGCCTCAACAGCAAAAAAATTCTAAGCTTTTTTTGATGTCACATGGCATTAACCCTCTAACAACATGACACATACATGGGTAGCAATAAACAACTAAGTTTCCTATTTTGTTATACCTGCCATTTGCCATTGCCAACAATTTTAGCAGCAAGCTAAGGAAATTTATGATATGGTGTATTGATAGGCCCAACATCtaatatatacttaaaaaatgaatttcttGAGCCGTACAAGGCTTGTTTTGAGCAATGAAAACTGGTTGTTCCTAGTTTCattaggagagagagagagagagaaaaaaaaaaaaaaaaaaaaaaaaagaaaagaaaagaaaattctgtCTTGGCGTCCAAAACATCCATAATTCTAAGGCAAAGTTGAGGCATTATATGCCATAATTGGCCATAAATAGTACCAGAGTGTCACCATGATCAATCAAACCCCGTATCAAACATAACCACTTAATCAAGCATCTGCCACATGAACCCAattcaaaaagtaaaagcaACTTCACATACAAGCAAACGCTCATACAACTCACATCTACATATTGTTCCCACAAAAAAGTATCACATTATACTACAACTTAAGAAAATTAACAGTTAAAATTTCTAGAATTTTATGAGCCTCGTACAGAATTCATTTGCTATTAAAACCATTCAAGTATTTCAATCTCTTGGGTTTGCCTCTGCTTACTCTACAATGAAGAGGGTAAcgaccaaaaaaccaaaaaacaaaaaacaaaatatgaactCATGAAATACAgttcaaacaacaaaaaataactaaaacccAGAACTTAAAAATGATCAGTACTAAAAAGTAAAGGGCTTTCAGGCAAATTAAAGACGGACCCAAATCTTAATGAGCAAGAAAAGAGTCACCTTTTAGGTGGGCAGATGATCTTGCAAGCGGTGTTTTCACAAAAAGCCTTAAAAAGTGTTACTCTTTTCTCAAGCTCATAGCATGGAAGAGGATTGATCCGAAGCCGGCCAAGATGCAAAGGCAGAgtcagagagaaaaaaattgcatgGGAAGTTGCAGCTTGAAATCCTTTTGGTCTTCGTCTTTCTTTGACTTGTGTTCGATAGACATTGCAAGTGAGCGGTTTTGTTTTATAGAAAAGGCGGTTTGGCTGCCCCGCTATTTGCACGGCTGTCAACCTTTCGTACTCCTCGGAAGAGCTTTTAGTAGTATCTACTACTTTTATCGCTgtattgtgtatatatataccaatataTATTCTGTGGGTCTAAAAAATACTAAggagtacaattttttttattatcattattataaaagtaatttataattaatgaaataattaagagtatataATGTTGTTGGAGTTGATACCGCCAACTGATTCATGACGTAAAAGTTATGAGACATATTAACAGGGAAGCTAACGAAGCAGCTTACTGTTTAGTACAAACAGCTCTTTACCAATCTTTAAAGCAAATTTGCACGTAAGCGTCTTTgtgtatttatttaaaatattatatttaccGAGCAAAatgggttttctttattttatcagtaaaaacttttacaaaaaatatcttcaCTCCTAAAAATTATCCTCAACAGGCAACATATGATGGGAGTACAGAGCAATCATTGTGAGAGAGCAGCAAGTGGGATAAATCAATAAATCATCACGCCAGCTATTTACAGCTCAATTATTAAGTATTTAATTTCGTTTGGTGATACCAGCGCAGGAAGCTTGTCTTTAAAGCTTTTGCCTTTTCAGGGTTTCATTGGCTGCTTGCTGTGGATCAGCATCCTCTTCCACTTTGTAACATTAAATGAAATGGATGTGGTGTATGTATGATAATGTATCTTCACATTTTTATAGGCATGCATTACATCATACATATTGGGTAAgctatcacttttttttttttttttttttttgtggttgtaAAATATCAATCATACGTGAAAAATGTTACGTGCACTTCTAAGTTTACATTAACGTTACATGTGCTTTTAAGTTTACTCTCTTAAATGCATATTTGTTTTGAAATGAGAGccaaaaaagcattaacaaacgaATCGATATCTGGTAACATGGCATTGATCAAGAGATGAtgaccatgattttcatttccTACAACTTATTCCTCCTCGCATTGTTTTCAACTAGGATTTAGCTTGTTTCATGCTATTAAATAATTCGAGATCCAATGTGAAGCAAATAAATGGTTAGGATTTTGTGTATGAAAATTAGGATATTTTAGCGAATCTAtagatttttcttttaggtGAAAGTTCCTCAGGCAAGATCCCCATTTTGTTGGGTGTTAAGAAGTCAATTTTTGGGGTTGCTTCATGTCAAACCTATagatttcccaaaaaaaattgacgtggAGAACATGGCTCTCTCCCACTCACAAAAGTTCCTCATACacccctaatgttttaaaaattagccATTGCTCGAGTTTGGTGTTTCTTTTGCTCGAGTTTGGTGTTTCTTTTGTGCCTGCCAACCTCAATCACCAAAGTACAACAAAATTGGGCACCAAAGAACCACAAACCCAAAACACAAAACCCATATATGGGttttgtagcaccccagatttttaaagtcttattttagagatattaaattgatgctatgattatattaatattcatattaggtaatg from Corylus avellana chromosome ca1, CavTom2PMs-1.0 encodes the following:
- the LOC132166669 gene encoding pto-interacting protein 1, encoding MSCFGCCGDNDIHRAADSGLFMANNSAGYGGGYSAEDAAPKDTETETIQPIAVPAIPIDELKDITDNFGTKALIGEGSYGRVYHGVLSSGQAAAIKKLDSSKQPDLEFTAQVSMVSRLKHEYVVELLGYCVDGSLRVLVFEFAPNGSLHDILHGRKSVRGAQPGTVLSWAQRVKIAVGAARGLEYLHEKAKPRIIHRDIKSSNILLFDDDVAKISDFDLSNQAPDMAARLHSTRVLGTFGYHAPEYAMTGQLSSKSDVYSFGVVLLELLTGRKPVDHTLPRGQQSLVTWATPKLSEDKVKQCVDSRLNGEYPPKAIAKMAAVAALCVQYEAEFRPNMSIVVTALQPLLNTRPGAPRGTRH